One Methylocaldum marinum DNA window includes the following coding sequences:
- a CDS encoding DUF2970 domain-containing protein codes for MSSGDPNLKKPTVFQVVVSVIAAAFGVQSSANRERDFAAGSAKAYIIAGIIFTVLFVAAVIAVVNLVIKSAGT; via the coding sequence ATGAGTTCGGGCGATCCCAATTTAAAAAAACCCACGGTATTTCAGGTTGTCGTGAGTGTCATTGCGGCGGCTTTCGGCGTTCAAAGTTCGGCGAACCGTGAGCGCGATTTCGCGGCCGGCTCGGCCAAGGCCTATATCATCGCCGGGATCATTTTTACAGTGCTGTTCGTGGCAGCCGTCATTGCGGTGGTCAATCTGGTGATCAAATCCGCCGGGACTTAG
- a CDS encoding MFS transporter: MQWKDWLDRNVLDLGRQMRLSYLPPLMVYMAAGISGLTDIVGTFFVKEYLGLSAEFLAALGFWMMLPWTLKMPLGHLVDLIWRHKSGLIILGAGLLSASVLIMIGLIGSPDAMRELLPIETWFVLSALLGPIGYVIQDTVADAMTVEAVPRVDSKGKPVDEKQLRLAHTTMQTLGRVAIIGGTVLVAAVNVYLFSGVESLSQLEKAAVYLQIYRLALIIPVVSVLGVALAAIFRWRDAQRLAAQGFELDQIERLLGRPLDELPEANWWILGGGLAFVVFSAGMGLATIPMNEEIIFAGSLAIVLFLLRQLTRDLPERARNELYATAIVIFAFRAIPATGAGSTWWMIDELGFDQQFLSELSLIASVLTLFGMFIFRRFMAERPITYIIAALTIAGAILFLPNIAMFYGLHQWTAAHTGGIVDARFIALIDTALESPLGQIAMIPMLAWIANSAPAKLKATYFAVMAAFTNLALALSKLGTKYLNQVFTITREVRDSTTGTVEIPADYSELGALFITVTIVGTAMPIAAIFFVKRTLLAEPKPEPAAQLERY, from the coding sequence ATGCAGTGGAAAGATTGGCTCGACCGCAACGTTCTCGACCTCGGCCGCCAAATGCGGCTTAGCTATCTCCCGCCCCTCATGGTTTACATGGCTGCCGGCATCTCCGGACTGACCGACATCGTCGGCACTTTCTTCGTCAAGGAGTATCTCGGTCTGTCCGCCGAGTTTCTCGCCGCCCTGGGTTTTTGGATGATGCTGCCCTGGACCCTGAAAATGCCGCTGGGCCACCTGGTGGACTTGATCTGGCGCCACAAGTCCGGTCTTATCATTCTCGGCGCCGGACTGCTTTCCGCCAGCGTTTTGATCATGATCGGCCTGATCGGCAGCCCGGACGCCATGCGAGAGCTGCTACCGATCGAAACCTGGTTCGTTCTCTCCGCATTGCTGGGGCCTATCGGCTACGTGATACAGGACACGGTGGCGGACGCCATGACGGTAGAAGCGGTGCCGCGCGTGGATAGTAAAGGAAAACCGGTCGACGAGAAACAACTGCGTCTGGCCCACACCACCATGCAGACCTTGGGCAGAGTAGCGATCATCGGCGGGACGGTACTGGTGGCGGCAGTCAACGTGTACCTGTTCAGCGGCGTTGAATCCCTGAGCCAGCTCGAGAAGGCCGCCGTTTATCTTCAGATATATCGGCTAGCCCTAATCATCCCGGTCGTTTCCGTTCTGGGTGTGGCATTGGCTGCGATTTTCCGCTGGCGCGATGCACAAAGGCTGGCTGCCCAAGGCTTTGAATTGGACCAGATCGAGCGCCTTCTCGGGAGGCCTCTGGACGAACTGCCCGAGGCAAACTGGTGGATTCTGGGGGGCGGTCTGGCGTTCGTCGTGTTCTCGGCCGGAATGGGACTTGCCACCATACCGATGAACGAGGAAATCATATTCGCGGGCTCCCTCGCCATCGTACTCTTCCTGTTGCGGCAGCTGACACGAGACCTGCCCGAGCGCGCCCGCAACGAGCTGTACGCCACGGCCATCGTGATTTTCGCATTCAGGGCAATTCCTGCGACCGGAGCCGGTTCGACCTGGTGGATGATCGACGAACTCGGCTTCGATCAGCAGTTCTTGTCCGAGCTTTCGCTAATCGCCAGCGTACTGACGCTGTTTGGCATGTTCATCTTCCGCCGGTTCATGGCGGAGCGCCCCATCACCTATATCATCGCCGCCTTGACCATTGCCGGCGCTATCCTGTTTTTGCCGAATATCGCGATGTTTTATGGACTTCACCAATGGACGGCGGCTCACACCGGCGGCATCGTCGACGCTCGGTTCATCGCCTTGATCGATACGGCGCTCGAATCGCCCCTCGGTCAGATCGCCATGATTCCGATGCTGGCCTGGATTGCCAACTCGGCTCCGGCGAAGCTCAAGGCAACCTATTTCGCGGTCATGGCTGCGTTTACCAACCTCGCTCTCGCGCTTTCCAAGCTTGGAACCAAGTACCTGAACCAGGTCTTCACGATAACCCGAGAAGTCCGCGACTCGACCACGGGTACAGTCGAAATTCCCGCCGATTACAGCGAACTCGGCGCATTGTTCATCACCGTCACCATCGTCGGCACGGCAATGCCGATCGCAGCCATCTTCTTCGTCAAGCGTACGCTCTTGGCGGAACCCAAACCTGAACCCGCCGCACAGCTTGAACGCTATTGA
- a CDS encoding class I SAM-dependent methyltransferase, producing the protein MKSQSLAQMFTAFAFGALVSVMAAEPVLAESASFDQALDQALQGDHRDPANRERDKYRHPKETLQFFGLRPDMTVVEISPGRGWYTEILAPVLRDRGKLYAVGFGPARPGLPEYAIKMQTAFEAKLKARPQFYDQVVLTSMQNPKQADFAPPGTADMVLTFRNVHNWIADGTADDMFKAMYRALKTGGTLGVVEHRAKPGTLPEEIKKSGYVTEDHVVALAEKAGFKLADRSEINANPKDTKDHPKGVWTLPPNLRMGDQDRERYVAIGESDRMTLKFIK; encoded by the coding sequence ATGAAATCGCAATCCTTGGCACAAATGTTCACGGCCTTCGCATTCGGTGCGTTGGTCAGCGTAATGGCCGCCGAGCCGGTACTGGCGGAAAGCGCCAGCTTCGATCAAGCGCTGGACCAAGCGCTTCAGGGCGATCATCGAGACCCTGCAAACCGTGAACGGGACAAATACCGGCATCCCAAGGAAACCCTGCAATTTTTCGGACTCCGCCCGGATATGACGGTTGTCGAAATCTCGCCCGGACGCGGCTGGTACACCGAAATTCTCGCGCCCGTCCTGCGCGACCGGGGAAAACTCTATGCCGTCGGTTTCGGCCCGGCCCGGCCCGGCCTGCCCGAGTACGCCATCAAGATGCAAACCGCGTTTGAAGCTAAGCTCAAAGCGAGACCCCAGTTTTATGACCAGGTCGTGCTGACTTCGATGCAGAATCCGAAACAAGCCGATTTCGCGCCGCCGGGCACAGCCGATATGGTGCTGACGTTCCGAAACGTACACAACTGGATCGCGGACGGCACCGCCGACGATATGTTTAAAGCCATGTATCGGGCGCTGAAAACGGGTGGTACGCTTGGCGTCGTCGAACATCGGGCCAAACCGGGAACTCTGCCCGAGGAAATCAAGAAAAGCGGATATGTGACCGAAGATCATGTGGTCGCCCTGGCGGAGAAAGCCGGTTTCAAACTGGCGGACAGATCCGAAATCAACGCCAACCCGAAAGACACCAAGGACCATCCGAAAGGCGTATGGACTCTACCGCCGAACTTGCGGATGGGCGACCAAGATCGGGAACGCTACGTTGCTATCGGGGAGAGCGACCGCATGACGCTGAAATTTATCAAATAG
- a CDS encoding SDR family NAD(P)-dependent oxidoreductase, which produces MNDRKAVVIGVGPSQGLGAALARRFAREGLKVYVAGRTPQKLEQIAMEIRAAGGQAIPIATDATVEGEVISLFDSVSGDPGELDIVVCNVDSNQRAPLLETSGDMFRQLWLQNAYAGFLVGREAARIMTRQRHGTLFFTGASASLRARPPFTAFAAAKSALRALAQGMAREFGPQGIHVVHVIIDGVINGERSRNAFTEFVAQKGADGLLDLDAIADTYWLLHKQQRSAWTHELDLRPFKEPF; this is translated from the coding sequence ATGAACGACCGTAAAGCCGTCGTGATCGGAGTAGGTCCGTCCCAAGGCTTGGGAGCCGCCCTCGCCCGCCGTTTCGCGCGCGAGGGACTCAAGGTCTATGTCGCCGGCCGTACCCCTCAAAAACTGGAGCAAATCGCGATGGAAATCCGTGCCGCGGGCGGCCAAGCGATTCCGATAGCAACCGACGCGACGGTCGAAGGCGAGGTGATATCGCTGTTCGATAGCGTCTCGGGAGATCCGGGCGAGCTGGACATCGTCGTCTGCAACGTGGACAGCAATCAGCGGGCGCCGCTGCTGGAAACCAGCGGCGACATGTTCCGGCAGCTCTGGCTGCAGAATGCCTACGCCGGCTTTCTGGTGGGGCGGGAAGCCGCACGGATAATGACCCGTCAGCGGCACGGGACTCTGTTTTTCACGGGAGCCAGCGCCTCGCTACGCGCCCGTCCTCCGTTCACTGCCTTTGCCGCAGCGAAGAGTGCGCTCCGGGCGCTTGCCCAAGGCATGGCACGCGAATTCGGGCCGCAGGGCATTCACGTGGTTCATGTGATCATCGACGGCGTCATCAATGGCGAGCGTTCCCGCAACGCCTTTACAGAGTTCGTCGCGCAAAAAGGCGCGGATGGCTTGCTCGATCTCGATGCCATCGCCGACACCTACTGGCTTTTGCACAAGCAGCAACGCAGTGCCTGGACGCACGAACTCGACCTGCGCCCGTTCAAGGAACCGTTTTGA
- a CDS encoding DUF938 domain-containing protein — MSLERPPLDPHPLSPYVSWAGHRNRDPILEVFKQKFPTSPGNVLEFASGSGMHINYFAPHFPHLTFHPTDLNEHALENIMRVTWENQVKNVARPSQLDLTREETWPDPNERTFDVIFVINIFQVAPISVADGMMKCASQLLSENGFLFIYGPFMDHGQYTTESNQEFDQMIRSAGVSEWGLKDIADLEKAASTHALSLREKVNMPANNFGLIFART; from the coding sequence ATGTCTCTAGAACGACCACCTCTCGATCCGCATCCCTTAAGTCCATACGTATCCTGGGCCGGACATCGCAACCGGGACCCGATCCTGGAAGTATTCAAACAGAAATTCCCGACCTCACCGGGCAACGTCTTGGAATTCGCCAGCGGGAGCGGCATGCACATCAACTATTTCGCACCTCATTTCCCGCATCTGACGTTCCACCCGACCGATCTGAACGAGCACGCCCTGGAAAACATCATGCGCGTCACTTGGGAAAACCAAGTCAAAAACGTCGCACGGCCGAGCCAGCTCGATCTGACCCGCGAGGAAACCTGGCCAGACCCGAACGAACGGACGTTCGACGTGATTTTCGTCATCAACATCTTCCAGGTCGCCCCGATTTCCGTCGCTGACGGCATGATGAAATGCGCCTCGCAGCTATTGAGCGAAAATGGCTTCCTGTTCATCTACGGACCATTTATGGACCACGGCCAATACACCACTGAGTCGAACCAGGAGTTCGATCAGATGATCCGTTCAGCCGGGGTTTCCGAATGGGGCTTAAAGGACATCGCCGACCTGGAGAAAGCGGCGAGCACTCATGCCCTGAGCCTAAGGGAGAAGGTCAACATGCCGGCTAATAACTTCGGTTTGATCTTCGCGCGGACTTAA
- a CDS encoding sigma 54-interacting transcriptional regulator, whose protein sequence is MNPASFSQLTPIGFLQTFVIELMDLCEESGTAQAEQIIERIARSAGRFFEETFRAEFGLDQALDRERYADLIIGLKNKIGGHFSLVSSDADCIRVASSSCPFGEGVKNSPELCRMTSGVFGAIAARNFGYAKVVLERRIALGHEGCEVAVHLNPGTAAGLPGIEYRDRRERVPDQTVESDLQARIEERMHRIWCQLGRRCQQLPGVERPAIVARSPAMQEVLRAVEIVAPTPATVLIRGETGVGKELVARAIHAMSERCEKAFIAVNCGAIPEGLVESVLFGHEKGAFTGAVEIHRGYFERADRGTLFLDEVDSLTPPVQTKLLRVLQEGELERVGGHRTLKVDTRIIAATNCDLEHAMAEGSFRKDLYYRINVVKLAIPPLSERPDDIPHLVDLILKRLVARYRKPVQGVTPELMERLRAYSWPGNVRELENVLERAVLFAQTTLIGDAELGPNRTFPVESGWKAIRKQVLERAEREYLEQSLKQFQGDVNRVAEWMELTPRAVYLKLNELRIDPSLFRPHRSRIIKDR, encoded by the coding sequence ATGAACCCGGCGAGCTTTTCCCAACTGACTCCCATAGGATTTCTCCAGACCTTCGTGATCGAACTGATGGATCTTTGCGAGGAGTCGGGCACCGCGCAGGCGGAGCAGATCATCGAGCGGATTGCTCGCAGCGCGGGCCGGTTTTTCGAGGAGACATTCCGTGCCGAATTCGGTCTCGACCAGGCCTTGGATCGAGAGCGCTACGCGGATTTGATCATCGGACTCAAGAATAAGATCGGAGGCCATTTTTCCTTGGTTTCGAGCGATGCGGACTGCATTCGGGTGGCCAGCAGCAGTTGTCCCTTCGGCGAAGGGGTGAAGAATTCGCCGGAATTGTGCCGCATGACGTCCGGCGTCTTCGGTGCCATCGCGGCGCGCAATTTCGGCTACGCCAAAGTCGTACTGGAACGGCGAATCGCACTGGGGCACGAGGGCTGTGAAGTGGCGGTCCATTTGAATCCCGGGACTGCAGCGGGGTTGCCGGGCATCGAATATCGGGACCGACGGGAACGCGTACCGGATCAAACTGTTGAAAGCGACCTCCAGGCCCGCATCGAGGAACGCATGCACCGAATATGGTGCCAATTGGGTAGGCGCTGCCAGCAGCTCCCCGGCGTCGAGCGGCCGGCTATCGTAGCGCGTTCGCCCGCCATGCAGGAAGTTTTGCGCGCGGTGGAAATCGTGGCGCCCACGCCAGCTACAGTGTTGATACGGGGGGAAACCGGGGTCGGCAAGGAGCTGGTCGCACGGGCCATCCATGCGATGAGCGAACGCTGCGAAAAGGCTTTCATCGCGGTGAATTGCGGAGCGATTCCCGAAGGCCTGGTGGAGAGCGTACTGTTCGGCCACGAAAAGGGCGCGTTTACCGGGGCGGTCGAGATTCATCGGGGTTATTTCGAACGGGCGGACCGCGGGACCTTGTTCCTGGACGAAGTGGATTCCCTGACCCCGCCGGTACAGACGAAATTGCTACGGGTACTGCAGGAAGGCGAGCTGGAGCGGGTGGGCGGGCACCGTACCTTGAAAGTCGACACCCGCATCATTGCCGCTACCAACTGCGATCTGGAACATGCGATGGCCGAGGGGAGCTTCCGCAAGGACCTGTACTACCGCATCAACGTCGTTAAATTGGCGATTCCTCCGCTTTCCGAGCGACCGGACGACATCCCCCACCTGGTCGACCTGATTCTGAAACGTCTCGTCGCGCGTTACCGGAAACCGGTTCAGGGAGTAACGCCGGAACTCATGGAGCGGTTACGGGCGTATTCATGGCCCGGCAATGTTCGGGAACTGGAAAACGTTTTGGAAAGGGCGGTATTGTTCGCGCAAACTACTCTCATCGGCGACGCCGAACTCGGACCGAACCGCACTTTTCCTGTCGAAAGCGGCTGGAAGGCGATTCGCAAGCAGGTCCTGGAGCGCGCGGAACGCGAATACCTCGAGCAGTCGCTGAAGCAATTTCAAGGCGATGTCAACCGGGTGGCGGAATGGATGGAACTGACGCCGCGCGCGGTCTATCTCAAGCTGAACGAACTCCGCATCGATCCGTCGCTGTTCCGACCGCACAGGTCCAGAATCATCAAGGATCGATAG
- a CDS encoding DUF1326 domain-containing protein — protein sequence MSTSYPWHLEGDYFEACNCEAACPCVWFNPPSEGDCKLLVAWHIDKGHSEDITLDGLNTVLACYAPGHMKEGNWQAALYVDERADASQSDALVRIFSGQSGGHPGLLAGFIGQVLGVKHVPMTYENLGKERRLLMSDVAEMSIRAIDGIAGGEATIANPPLCVVPSHPSVVAKSEVYRYRDFGFNWEFSGRNGYFSPFVYHP from the coding sequence ATGAGCACATCCTATCCTTGGCACCTGGAGGGTGACTACTTCGAAGCGTGCAACTGCGAAGCAGCCTGCCCGTGCGTGTGGTTCAACCCTCCCAGCGAGGGAGACTGCAAGCTGCTGGTTGCCTGGCACATCGACAAGGGGCATTCGGAAGACATCACGCTGGACGGACTCAATACCGTTTTGGCCTGTTATGCGCCGGGACACATGAAGGAAGGCAACTGGCAGGCGGCACTTTATGTGGACGAGCGTGCGGATGCTTCTCAGTCGGACGCACTGGTCCGTATTTTTTCCGGACAGTCCGGCGGACATCCGGGTTTGCTGGCCGGATTTATCGGCCAGGTGCTCGGTGTAAAGCACGTCCCCATGACTTATGAAAATCTCGGCAAGGAGCGGCGCCTGCTGATGTCCGACGTCGCGGAAATGAGCATCCGCGCCATCGACGGCATCGCCGGGGGCGAAGCTACCATTGCCAATCCGCCGCTATGCGTGGTGCCGTCTCATCCGTCCGTCGTGGCAAAATCGGAGGTGTACCGTTATCGGGACTTCGGTTTCAACTGGGAGTTCTCCGGGCGCAACGGCTATTTCTCGCCCTTTGTATATCACCCCTAG
- a CDS encoding DUF2182 domain-containing protein → MRISKNSIQGPLIAAGLSAATIAAWWALYRQQAAMNSLPMEGMWMPPTGTWRWSLSDFGLTASMWLIMMLAMMLPVVTPMVLLIARIGRGRPQEARIHLPAFILGYILLWMAFGIVATLLQWQFHGLNWLTPMMDSRSPKVSAAVLLVSGLYQFTPWKMACLSHCRTPMGFLLSHGRPGWRGGLRLGLHHGLFCVGCCWGEMVVMFAVGVMNVLWMGLITLAILAERYLPGAQESVRKLIGYGLIAWGCVLGL, encoded by the coding sequence GTGAGGATTTCGAAGAACTCTATCCAGGGGCCGCTGATCGCCGCGGGCTTAAGCGCTGCCACGATCGCCGCGTGGTGGGCGCTTTATCGGCAGCAGGCGGCAATGAACAGCTTGCCCATGGAGGGGATGTGGATGCCGCCCACCGGTACTTGGCGTTGGTCCTTGAGCGACTTCGGCCTGACCGCGTCGATGTGGCTGATCATGATGCTGGCCATGATGCTTCCGGTGGTTACGCCGATGGTGCTGCTGATAGCCCGGATCGGCCGAGGGCGGCCGCAGGAAGCGCGCATCCATCTGCCGGCGTTCATACTGGGCTATATCCTGTTGTGGATGGCATTCGGAATTGTCGCGACTCTGCTCCAGTGGCAATTCCACGGTTTGAACTGGCTGACGCCGATGATGGACAGCCGAAGTCCGAAGGTATCCGCAGCCGTTTTGCTGGTGAGCGGCCTTTATCAGTTCACGCCATGGAAAATGGCCTGTCTGAGTCACTGCCGCACGCCCATGGGATTCCTCCTCAGCCATGGACGGCCCGGCTGGCGCGGCGGGCTGCGACTGGGTTTGCATCACGGTCTATTTTGCGTCGGTTGCTGCTGGGGAGAAATGGTGGTGATGTTCGCCGTGGGCGTCATGAATGTTCTATGGATGGGCCTGATTACCCTGGCGATTCTGGCCGAACGCTACCTTCCCGGCGCGCAGGAAAGCGTCCGCAAACTCATCGGATACGGGTTGATAGCCTGGGGCTGCGTATTGGGGCTGTAA
- a CDS encoding cytochrome ubiquinol oxidase subunit I, protein MSGEEIVNLSRLQFGLTAMYHFLFVPLTLGLSFILAIMESVYVMTRKEVYKDMTKFWGKLFAINFAMGVTTGITLEFQFGTNWAYYSHYVGDIFGPILASEGWMAFFLESTLVGLFFFGWDRLSRVQHLAVTWLVAFGTSFSALWILIANGWMQYPVGSAFNYETLRMEMTSFADVFFNPVAQVKFVHTVAAGYVTGSMFVLGISAWYLIRRRDLGFARRSFSIAAAFGLASVLSVIVLGDESGYNSGEVQKVKLAAIEAEWDTHEPPAGFTLIGFPDQEAEKTHFAIKVPYVLGLIATRSIDEDVKGLKELRAESAERIRSGMIAYGQLQKMRAGDKGEPTKALFDRHVTNLGYGLLLKKYTADPAGASEEMIQMAAYDTIPRVAPLFWTFRLMVAAGFTMLFVFAMAFYFCATRVADQKEWLLKLAIWCIPLPWIASEAGWFVAEYGRQPWTISGVLPTHLSASNISSDQLWFSIAGFVFFYTALLIIEMFLMIKYVRLGPSSLHTGKYHFEIKPAASVS, encoded by the coding sequence ATTAGCGGCGAAGAAATCGTCAATCTGTCGAGACTGCAATTCGGCCTCACGGCCATGTATCACTTCTTGTTCGTGCCACTGACCCTGGGGCTGTCCTTCATCCTGGCCATCATGGAATCGGTGTACGTGATGACACGGAAGGAGGTGTACAAGGACATGACCAAGTTCTGGGGCAAGCTGTTCGCCATCAATTTCGCGATGGGCGTTACCACCGGGATCACCCTGGAATTTCAGTTCGGCACCAACTGGGCCTATTACTCCCATTACGTGGGCGACATCTTCGGCCCGATTTTGGCCAGCGAAGGCTGGATGGCCTTTTTCCTGGAGTCCACTCTGGTCGGGCTTTTTTTCTTCGGTTGGGACAGGCTGAGCCGGGTTCAGCACCTGGCCGTCACCTGGCTGGTGGCTTTCGGCACCAGCTTTTCCGCCTTGTGGATTCTCATTGCCAACGGCTGGATGCAATATCCGGTCGGTTCCGCGTTCAATTATGAAACCCTGCGCATGGAGATGACCTCCTTTGCCGATGTATTCTTCAATCCGGTAGCTCAGGTCAAGTTCGTGCATACCGTTGCGGCGGGCTACGTCACCGGTTCCATGTTCGTGCTGGGCATTAGCGCCTGGTACCTGATTCGGCGGCGCGATCTCGGCTTCGCACGGCGTTCGTTCTCCATCGCCGCGGCTTTCGGGTTGGCCTCGGTGCTGTCGGTGATCGTGCTGGGCGACGAAAGCGGCTATAACTCCGGCGAGGTGCAGAAGGTCAAGCTCGCAGCCATAGAGGCGGAATGGGATACCCATGAGCCGCCGGCCGGTTTCACCCTCATCGGTTTCCCGGACCAGGAGGCGGAAAAGACTCACTTCGCGATCAAGGTACCCTACGTTTTGGGGCTCATCGCAACGCGCTCCATAGACGAGGACGTCAAGGGTCTTAAGGAACTGCGCGCTGAAAGCGCCGAGCGCATCCGAAGCGGCATGATCGCGTACGGTCAGCTGCAGAAAATGCGGGCGGGGGACAAAGGCGAGCCCACCAAGGCCTTGTTTGATCGGCACGTCACGAATCTCGGCTATGGCTTATTGCTGAAAAAATACACCGCCGATCCGGCCGGCGCTTCGGAGGAGATGATTCAAATGGCTGCCTACGATACGATCCCGCGGGTAGCTCCCTTGTTCTGGACCTTCCGTTTGATGGTCGCGGCCGGGTTCACCATGTTGTTCGTGTTTGCCATGGCCTTCTATTTCTGTGCGACGCGGGTTGCCGACCAAAAGGAATGGCTGCTCAAGCTTGCGATCTGGTGCATTCCGCTGCCGTGGATCGCGTCCGAAGCCGGCTGGTTCGTGGCGGAATACGGACGTCAGCCCTGGACCATTTCCGGCGTGCTGCCGACCCATCTGTCCGCGTCCAACATCAGTTCCGACCAGCTCTGGTTCAGCATCGCCGGGTTTGTGTTCTTCTACACCGCTTTGCTGATCATCGAGATGTTCCTGATGATCAAGTACGTACGCCTGGGGCCCAGCAGTCTGCACACCGGGAAGTATCACTTCGAGATCAAACCGGCCGCCTCAGTGTCGTAA
- the cydB gene encoding cytochrome d ubiquinol oxidase subunit II, with translation MFDYETLRIIWWLFTGVVIIAFVLTSGFDFGICALLPFVGRNDLERRAVINTVGGTWEGNQVWLILLGGALFAVWPLVYATLFSGLYVAMLLVLFALFFRPAGFDYRSKLENPAWRNAWDWGLFIGGAVPPILLGVLVGNLVQGLPFHFDADLRPYYDGSFFALLNPFALFCGAIGLLISLFHGAIYLKWRTEGELYRRALAVVRVLGPVVLGSVAVAALWVAFGMSLPEITAMASVDAPSNPLNKTVTMTSGWLGQFLSHPWMLIAPVLGLGGLFLAWRSALEHTSVGAFMFSSIGITGVLLSLGFGLFPYLVISSTDPSHSLTIWDASSSRFTLALAFWITVIFLPIVLVYTRWAYKVLWGSVTPEKVLKDQHSLY, from the coding sequence ATGTTCGATTATGAGACTCTAAGAATCATCTGGTGGCTGTTCACCGGGGTTGTCATCATCGCTTTCGTCCTGACATCGGGATTCGATTTCGGCATCTGCGCTCTTCTGCCTTTCGTCGGCCGCAACGACCTCGAGCGCCGCGCCGTCATCAACACTGTCGGGGGAACCTGGGAAGGCAATCAGGTGTGGCTGATTCTCCTGGGGGGCGCTCTGTTCGCGGTGTGGCCACTGGTCTATGCAACATTGTTTTCCGGCTTGTACGTCGCCATGCTGCTGGTATTGTTCGCTCTGTTCTTCCGACCGGCGGGCTTCGATTATCGGAGCAAGCTGGAAAATCCCGCCTGGCGCAATGCCTGGGATTGGGGTTTGTTTATCGGAGGGGCGGTGCCGCCGATTCTCTTGGGCGTTTTGGTGGGCAATCTGGTCCAGGGATTGCCGTTCCATTTCGACGCCGATCTCCGGCCGTATTACGACGGCAGTTTCTTCGCCTTGCTCAATCCGTTCGCGCTTTTTTGCGGCGCGATCGGCTTGCTCATCAGCCTGTTCCACGGCGCGATTTATCTCAAGTGGCGCACGGAAGGCGAGCTTTACCGGCGGGCGCTGGCGGTCGTACGGGTCTTGGGGCCGGTGGTGCTGGGCTCTGTAGCGGTGGCAGCCTTGTGGGTCGCTTTCGGAATGAGTCTCCCGGAAATCACTGCAATGGCAAGCGTGGATGCCCCGTCGAATCCGCTCAACAAAACGGTAACCATGACGTCCGGCTGGCTCGGCCAGTTCCTCTCTCACCCCTGGATGCTGATTGCGCCCGTGCTCGGCTTGGGAGGGTTGTTTCTGGCATGGCGTTCGGCGCTGGAACACACGTCCGTCGGAGCTTTCATGTTCAGCTCGATCGGTATCACGGGCGTACTGTTGTCGCTCGGCTTCGGCCTGTTTCCGTACCTGGTGATTTCGTCGACCGATCCGAGCCACAGCCTGACGATCTGGGACGCCAGCTCCAGCCGTTTTACCCTGGCTCTGGCGTTTTGGATCACGGTGATCTTTCTACCCATCGTACTGGTCTATACGCGCTGGGCGTACAAGGTGCTGTGGGGGAGCGTCACGCCGGAGAAAGTGCTGAAGGACCAGCATTCTTTATATTGA
- the cydX gene encoding cytochrome bd-I oxidase subunit CydX, whose amino-acid sequence MWYFAWILGVGFACAFGIINAMWLEAECDMDAAGIDSSCDSSN is encoded by the coding sequence ATGTGGTACTTCGCTTGGATATTGGGTGTCGGTTTCGCCTGTGCCTTCGGCATCATCAACGCGATGTGGCTCGAAGCGGAATGCGATATGGATGCCGCTGGGATTGACTCTTCGTGTGACTCATCGAACTGA